The following coding sequences are from one Humulus lupulus chromosome X, drHumLupu1.1, whole genome shotgun sequence window:
- the LOC133805468 gene encoding uncharacterized protein LOC133805468, producing MGSYFKISLVTIAITLLLVPFTLEAHQSGVENVGSKLESPRIGQRGSISQEVSTHMKNSWSRWSQKEVVPSGPNPKHNGRNLLENPPRWGQKENVQSGPNPKHNSKIPPRWGQKENVPSGPNPKHNSKIPPRWGQKENVPSGPNPKHNSKIPPRWGQKENVPSGPNPKHNSKIPPRWGQKENVPSGPNPKHNSKIPPRWGQKENVPSGPNPKHNSKISPRWGQKETLSSGSKPLHNSKNPPNSPP from the coding sequence atgggttCTTATTTCAAGATTTCTCTAGTTACAATAGCAATCACTCTTTTGCTGGTGCCTTTTACTTTAGAAGCTCACCAAAGTGGAGTTGAGAATGTTGGTTCAAAATTGGAGTCACCAAGAATTGGTCAAAGAGGTTCAATTTCTCAAGAGGTTTCTACTCACATGAAGAATTCTTGGTCAAGATGGAGCCAAAAGGAAGTTGTTCCATCTGGTCCAAACCCTAAACATAATGGCAGAAATCTGCTAGAAAATCCGCCAAGATGGGGCCAAAAAGAAAATGTTCAATCTGGTCCAAACCCTAAACATAATAGTAAAATCCCGCCAAGATGGggccaaaaggaaaatgttccaTCCGGTCCAAACCCTAAACATAATAGTAAAATCCCGCCAAGATGGGGCCAAAAAGAAAATGTTCCATCCGGTCCAAACCCTAAACATAATAGTAAAATCCCGCCAAGATGGggccaaaaggaaaatgttccaTCCGGTCCAAACCCTAAACATAATAGTAAAATCCCGCCAAGATGGGGCCAAAAAGAAAATGTTCCATCCGGTCCAAACCCTAAACATAATAGTAAAATCCCGCCAAGATGGGGCCAAAAAGAAAATGTTCCATCCGGTCCAAACCCTAAACATAATAGTAAAATCTCGCCAAGATGGGGCCAAAAAGAGACTCTTTCATCTGGTTCAAAGCCTTTACACAATAGCAAAAATCCACCAAATTCTCCACCATAA